One Cellulomonas taurus genomic region harbors:
- a CDS encoding PadR family transcriptional regulator has product MQGFTTDRLSSGLREMVEGAREMLEHRPGQTRRARGDVRTAILALLAEEPMHGYQLISEIEKRSGGTWRPSPGSVYPTLQLLADEGLVRVETLGEKKTYALTEAGRAAAADADSAPWESAQSKNAERASALPKAGVKLAQALTQFGHDATPEQIDQAVQVVNDARRKIYTILAEG; this is encoded by the coding sequence ATGCAAGGGTTCACCACGGACCGACTCAGCTCCGGCCTGCGCGAGATGGTCGAGGGCGCCCGCGAGATGTTGGAGCACCGTCCCGGACAGACCCGCCGCGCGCGTGGTGACGTCCGCACCGCGATCCTGGCGCTGCTGGCCGAGGAGCCGATGCACGGCTACCAGCTGATCAGCGAGATCGAGAAGCGCAGCGGCGGCACCTGGCGGCCCAGCCCGGGATCGGTGTACCCGACGCTGCAGCTGCTGGCCGACGAGGGGCTGGTCCGGGTCGAGACGCTCGGGGAGAAGAAGACCTACGCGCTGACCGAGGCGGGCAGGGCTGCCGCCGCCGACGCGGACTCGGCCCCGTGGGAGTCGGCGCAGAGCAAGAATGCCGAGCGCGCGTCGGCGCTGCCGAAGGCGGGGGTGAAGCTGGCGCAGGCGCTGACCCAGTTCGGGCACGACGCGACACCGGAGCAGATCGACCAGGCGGTGCAGGTGGTGAACGACGCCCGCCGGAAGATCTACACGATCCTCGCCGAGGGCTAA
- a CDS encoding NAD(P)/FAD-dependent oxidoreductase — MTRTRPHDVVVIGSGFGGLFATKALADESDVRVTVIDGTAQHLFQPLLYQVATGVLSMGEVSPATREVLKNQRNARVLMGTVTDIDVDAHEVISTSPIGEKRVHYDSLIVAAGAGQSYFGNDQFADHAPGLKSIDDALELRGRIFGSFELAELSTDPEERRMLTTFVVVGAGPTGVEMAGQLAELAHRSLRGNFRGLDPAQARILLVDPVPAVLPGYPRSLQQAAAHTLEGLGVELLMGHKVVDVSSDAVEVEDKDGKRTRIASRCKVWAAGVAASPLGKILGEKTGAEVDRAGRVVVEPNGSLPGHPEVFVVGDMASRQGVPGVAPAAMQTGRYAAEEILRAVRGEPSAGPFEYHDKGSLATVSRFQAVAQIGPVRTSGFTAWLLWLGVHLFYLVGFKNRLTTLLHWTVSFIGRGRSERTATWQQVVGRTALRKHNADQATAEAARETTL; from the coding sequence ATGACCCGCACCCGCCCGCACGATGTCGTGGTGATCGGCTCCGGCTTCGGTGGCCTGTTCGCCACCAAGGCTCTGGCCGACGAGTCCGATGTCCGCGTGACCGTGATCGACGGCACCGCCCAGCACCTGTTCCAGCCGCTGCTCTACCAGGTGGCGACCGGTGTGCTCTCGATGGGCGAGGTCTCCCCCGCCACCCGCGAGGTGCTCAAGAACCAACGCAACGCCCGCGTCCTGATGGGCACGGTGACCGACATCGATGTCGACGCCCACGAGGTGATCTCCACCAGCCCGATCGGGGAGAAGCGCGTCCACTACGACAGCCTGATCGTGGCCGCCGGTGCCGGGCAGTCCTACTTCGGCAACGACCAGTTCGCCGACCACGCCCCCGGGTTGAAGAGCATCGACGACGCCCTGGAGCTGCGCGGGCGGATCTTCGGCTCCTTCGAGCTGGCCGAGCTGTCCACCGACCCGGAGGAACGCCGGATGCTGACCACGTTCGTGGTGGTGGGCGCCGGACCGACCGGGGTGGAGATGGCCGGACAGCTGGCCGAACTGGCGCACCGGTCGCTGCGCGGCAACTTCCGCGGCCTGGATCCGGCACAGGCGCGCATCCTGCTGGTCGACCCGGTCCCCGCGGTGCTCCCCGGCTATCCCCGCTCGCTGCAGCAGGCGGCCGCGCACACCCTGGAGGGCCTGGGCGTGGAACTGCTGATGGGCCACAAGGTGGTCGACGTCAGCTCCGACGCGGTCGAGGTCGAGGACAAAGACGGCAAGCGCACCCGGATCGCCAGCCGGTGCAAGGTGTGGGCGGCCGGGGTGGCGGCCTCACCGCTCGGCAAGATCCTGGGCGAGAAGACCGGTGCCGAGGTGGACCGTGCCGGTCGCGTGGTCGTGGAGCCGAACGGCTCGCTGCCCGGGCACCCGGAGGTGTTCGTGGTCGGCGACATGGCCTCGCGCCAGGGGGTGCCGGGGGTGGCACCGGCCGCCATGCAGACCGGCCGGTACGCGGCCGAGGAGATCCTGCGCGCCGTGCGCGGCGAACCGAGCGCCGGACCCTTCGAATACCACGACAAGGGCAGCCTGGCGACGGTCTCGCGGTTCCAGGCGGTCGCCCAGATCGGGCCGGTGCGCACCTCCGGGTTCACCGCCTGGCTGCTCTGGCTCGGCGTGCACCTGTTCTACCTGGTCGGCTTCAAGAACCGGCTGACCACGTTGCTGCACTGGACGGTGAGCTTCATCGGGCGGGGACGCTCCGAGCGGACGGCGACCTGGCAGCAGGTGGTCGGTCGCACGGCGCTCCGCAAGCACAACGCCGACCAGGCCACCGCCGAGGCGGCCAGGGAGACGACGCTCTAG
- the ftsX gene encoding permease-like cell division protein FtsX produces the protein MRLQFILSEMGIGLRRNLSMAISVVLVTFVSLTFVGSAALLQMQISKMKDDWYDKVEVSVYLCPAGESTEPTCAGGEVTQEQKDAITEALDAPDIKPYIEHIYTETKQQAYDSFQKRFSGNFWSQVITADDMNESLRIKLTDPEQYQVVADVLQGRQGVETVQDQREIYDTLFLVLNRATLLSVGLAGVMLLAAVLLITTTIRLSAMSRKRETGIMRMVGASNLFIQLPFMLEGAIAATIGALLSVAGLWATVKFVIGDWLGGTLQWVPYVSTHEVWLIAPALVGVAILLAAISSLVTLSRYTKV, from the coding sequence ATGAGACTGCAATTCATCCTCTCCGAGATGGGGATCGGCCTGCGCCGGAACCTGTCCATGGCGATCTCCGTCGTGCTGGTGACCTTCGTGTCGCTGACCTTCGTCGGCTCCGCCGCGCTGCTGCAGATGCAGATCAGCAAGATGAAGGACGACTGGTACGACAAGGTCGAGGTGTCGGTCTACCTCTGCCCGGCGGGGGAGTCGACCGAACCGACCTGCGCCGGTGGCGAGGTCACCCAGGAGCAGAAGGACGCGATCACCGAGGCGCTGGACGCCCCGGACATCAAGCCCTACATCGAGCACATCTACACCGAGACCAAGCAGCAGGCCTACGACTCGTTCCAGAAGCGGTTCTCCGGCAACTTCTGGTCCCAGGTGATCACCGCGGACGACATGAACGAGTCGCTGCGGATCAAGCTGACCGACCCCGAGCAGTACCAGGTGGTCGCCGACGTGCTCCAGGGCCGTCAGGGCGTGGAGACCGTGCAGGACCAGCGCGAGATCTACGACACCCTGTTCCTGGTGCTGAACCGGGCGACCCTGCTGTCGGTGGGCCTGGCCGGGGTGATGCTGCTCGCGGCGGTGCTGCTCATCACCACGACCATCCGGTTGTCGGCGATGAGCCGGAAGCGCGAGACCGGGATCATGCGGATGGTCGGCGCGTCGAACCTGTTCATCCAGCTGCCCTTCATGCTGGAGGGCGCGATCGCCGCCACCATCGGAGCCCTGCTGTCGGTGGCCGGGCTGTGGGCGACCGTGAAGTTCGTGATCGGCGACTGGCTGGGCGGCACCCTGCAATGGGTGCCCTACGTCTCCACGCACGAAGTGTGGTTGATCGCCCCGGCGCTGGTCGGGGTCGCCATCCTGCTGGCGGCGATCTCCTCCCTGGTCACCCTGAGTCGATACACGAAGGTCTGA
- a CDS encoding GNAT family N-acetyltransferase — translation MRIRSITPDDADAVRDIFAAGIASGNATFEVAPPSWADWDAKHHPDLRYLAVDDDGTALGWVSGTPVSARAAYAGVQELGLYVAEHARGRGIGTALLRTAVERAPGLGLWTLQSTIFPENTGSLTVHRRLGFREVGRRERIALMTVGPSAGRWRDTLLLELRLA, via the coding sequence ATGCGCATCCGCTCGATCACCCCCGATGACGCCGACGCGGTGCGGGACATCTTCGCCGCCGGGATCGCGTCCGGGAACGCCACCTTCGAGGTCGCGCCGCCGAGTTGGGCCGACTGGGACGCCAAGCATCACCCGGACCTGCGCTACCTGGCCGTGGACGACGACGGCACCGCGCTTGGCTGGGTCTCCGGCACTCCGGTGTCGGCACGGGCCGCCTACGCGGGGGTGCAGGAGCTGGGGCTGTACGTGGCCGAGCATGCCCGGGGTCGTGGCATCGGCACCGCGCTGCTGCGCACCGCCGTCGAGCGTGCGCCGGGCCTGGGGTTGTGGACCTTGCAGTCGACGATCTTCCCGGAGAACACCGGCAGCCTGACCGTGCACCGTCGGCTGGGTTTCCGAGAGGTCGGCCGCCGCGAGCGGATCGCCTTGATGACGGTGGGACCGTCCGCCGGGCGGTGGCGGGACACCCTGCTGCTGGAACTGCGACTGGCGTGA
- a CDS encoding DUF6328 family protein, which yields MTHDADPTDGRRETVDERMDRNWNELLQELRVAQTGVQILTGFLLTVPFQSRFTELDGYQRSVCLVLVVLAITATALIVAPVSLHRVLFRRHRKESLVAHADRLAQAGLAALALVLGGSALLLFDIVLGRAAGVVAGATVLLVLAVLWVVVPVRLARAAR from the coding sequence ATGACGCATGATGCCGACCCCACCGATGGCCGCCGGGAGACCGTCGACGAGCGGATGGACCGCAACTGGAACGAGCTGCTGCAGGAGCTCCGGGTGGCGCAGACCGGGGTGCAGATCCTGACCGGGTTCCTGCTGACGGTGCCCTTCCAGTCGCGGTTCACGGAGCTGGACGGGTATCAGCGGTCGGTGTGCCTGGTGCTGGTGGTGCTGGCGATCACCGCGACGGCGCTGATCGTGGCGCCGGTGTCCCTGCATCGGGTGCTGTTCCGGCGGCACCGCAAGGAGTCGTTGGTGGCGCATGCCGACCGGTTGGCGCAGGCCGGGTTGGCGGCGCTGGCGCTGGTGTTGGGCGGGTCGGCGCTGCTGCTGTTCGACATCGTGCTGGGCCGGGCGGCGGGGGTGGTGGCCGGGGCGACGGTGCTGCTGGTGCTGGCGGTGCTGTGGGTGGTGGTCCCGGTCCGGTTGGCCCGGGCCGCGCGGTGA
- a CDS encoding M23 family metallopeptidase, giving the protein MAAQSRPRRRSVSATLATTLALLAGVVLAGPAAADDLDDQKSTAQSQQSANEQQKADAEAALEGLNAEYADTAIALQQVQQQLPAAQQALATAESTLAGYEREQALIASQLQDAQDQEATISATIEEDSAKSDQIRTQVGQMARQAYQGGDSESSAFSLVMGATSVEDLTESYSAANTAQRAQGQVLDELTAVEANNRNSQARLTAVRERITTLKADADAKVAQAETARQEAAARKAEVEDLISQEQAKQAQLATQKAAVESQIAAIDAEATKIENQLAAIAAEQQKRAAAAAAAAGQPAPAAGPVTGALFGNPTSINPIHVTSEYGMRLHPILGYYRLHAGIDLRTYCGTPIYAAKDGTVQWAQWRNGFGNQVMVDHGLYNGSSLMTSYNHMTSFVVSGGQSVSQGQLLGYSGNTGTSAACHLHFEVYVNGATVNPRPLLGL; this is encoded by the coding sequence ATGGCAGCACAGTCGCGTCCCCGTCGTCGGTCGGTGTCGGCAACCCTCGCCACCACCCTCGCGCTGCTCGCCGGTGTGGTGCTGGCCGGACCCGCCGCCGCCGACGACCTGGACGACCAGAAGTCGACGGCGCAGAGCCAGCAGTCGGCGAACGAACAGCAGAAGGCCGACGCCGAGGCGGCCCTGGAGGGCCTGAACGCCGAGTACGCGGACACCGCGATCGCGTTGCAGCAGGTCCAGCAGCAGCTCCCGGCCGCCCAGCAGGCACTCGCCACGGCGGAGTCCACCCTGGCCGGGTACGAGCGGGAGCAGGCGCTGATCGCCAGCCAGCTCCAGGACGCCCAGGACCAGGAAGCCACGATCAGCGCGACCATCGAGGAGGACTCGGCCAAGTCGGACCAGATCCGCACCCAGGTCGGTCAGATGGCACGCCAGGCCTACCAGGGCGGTGACTCGGAGAGCAGCGCGTTCAGCCTGGTGATGGGCGCGACCAGCGTCGAGGACCTGACCGAGAGCTACAGCGCCGCCAACACCGCCCAGCGCGCCCAGGGTCAGGTGCTGGACGAGCTGACCGCCGTCGAGGCGAACAACCGCAACAGCCAGGCCCGGCTCACCGCCGTCCGCGAGCGGATCACCACCCTCAAGGCCGACGCCGACGCGAAGGTCGCCCAGGCCGAGACCGCCCGCCAGGAGGCGGCCGCCCGCAAGGCCGAGGTCGAGGACCTGATCTCCCAGGAGCAGGCGAAGCAGGCCCAGCTCGCCACCCAGAAGGCAGCGGTGGAGTCGCAGATCGCGGCCATCGACGCCGAGGCGACCAAGATCGAGAACCAGCTCGCCGCGATCGCCGCCGAGCAGCAGAAGCGCGCGGCGGCCGCCGCGGCGGCAGCGGGTCAGCCCGCCCCGGCCGCCGGTCCGGTCACCGGAGCGCTGTTCGGCAACCCGACATCGATCAACCCGATCCACGTGACCAGCGAGTACGGGATGCGCCTGCACCCGATCCTGGGCTACTACCGACTGCACGCCGGGATCGACCTGCGCACCTACTGCGGGACGCCGATCTACGCGGCCAAGGACGGCACCGTCCAGTGGGCGCAGTGGCGCAACGGCTTCGGCAACCAGGTGATGGTCGACCACGGGCTGTACAACGGGTCGTCGCTGATGACCTCCTACAACCACATGACCTCCTTCGTGGTCAGCGGTGGGCAGTCGGTGTCCCAGGGCCAGCTGCTGGGCTACTCCGGCAACACCGGGACCTCCGCCGCCTGCCACCTGCACTTCGAGGTGTACGTGAACGGCGCCACGGTGAACCCGCGGCCGCTGCTCGGCCTGTAG
- a CDS encoding ATP-dependent DNA ligase codes for MDLPVMPPVKPMLAKAVTAIPPGHVEPKWDGFRTIVFRDGDEVILGSRNEKPMTRYFPELVESIKANTPDRCVLDGEIVLVAGDRLDFDALQQRIHPAASRVQLLSEQTPTSFVAFDLLALGDEDLMGTRFAERRSRLVEALHDADDPIFLTPATTDPDEAQDWFTRFEGAGLDGVVAKPLDGIYQPDKRAMFKVKHQRTADCVVAGFRWHKTGDVLGSLLLGLWTEDGRLQHVGVAASFPMARRKALVEELAPLRTDVQDHPWSQWSDQAAHEGQRMPGAVSRWSGGKDLSFVPLRPELVVEVSYDHMEGDRFRHTAQFQRWRPDRDSASCTYAQLEEPVRFDLAEVLGQH; via the coding sequence ATGGACCTGCCCGTGATGCCCCCGGTGAAGCCGATGCTGGCGAAGGCGGTGACCGCGATCCCGCCGGGCCACGTCGAGCCGAAGTGGGACGGCTTCCGCACGATCGTGTTCCGGGACGGCGACGAGGTGATCCTCGGCAGCCGCAACGAGAAGCCGATGACCCGGTACTTCCCGGAGCTGGTGGAGTCGATCAAGGCGAACACCCCGGACCGGTGTGTGTTGGACGGGGAGATCGTGCTGGTCGCCGGCGACCGGTTGGACTTCGACGCGCTGCAGCAGCGGATCCATCCGGCGGCGAGCCGGGTGCAGCTGCTGAGCGAGCAGACGCCGACGTCCTTCGTGGCCTTCGACCTGTTGGCGCTGGGCGACGAGGATCTGATGGGCACCCGGTTCGCCGAGCGGCGGTCGCGGCTGGTCGAGGCGCTGCACGACGCCGACGACCCGATCTTCCTCACCCCGGCGACCACCGACCCGGACGAGGCGCAGGACTGGTTCACCCGGTTCGAGGGTGCCGGGTTGGACGGGGTGGTCGCCAAGCCGCTCGACGGGATCTACCAGCCGGACAAACGGGCGATGTTCAAGGTGAAGCACCAGCGGACCGCCGACTGCGTGGTGGCGGGCTTCCGCTGGCACAAGACCGGTGACGTCCTCGGGTCGTTGCTGTTGGGGCTGTGGACCGAGGACGGCCGGTTGCAGCACGTCGGGGTCGCCGCGTCGTTCCCGATGGCCCGCCGCAAGGCGCTGGTCGAGGAGCTGGCGCCGTTGCGGACGGACGTGCAGGACCACCCGTGGTCGCAGTGGTCGGACCAAGCGGCGCACGAGGGGCAGCGGATGCCGGGGGCGGTGAGCCGGTGGAGCGGCGGGAAGGACCTGTCGTTCGTGCCGCTGCGACCGGAGCTGGTGGTCGAGGTGTCCTACGACCACATGGAGGGCGACCGGTTCCGGCACACCGCGCAGTTCCAGCGCTGGCGACCGGACCGCGACTCCGCCAGCTGCACCTACGCCCAGCTGGAGGAGCCGGTGCGCTTCGACCTGGCGGAGGTTCTGGGCCAGCATTGA
- the smpB gene encoding SsrA-binding protein SmpB gives MAKQQGRALVASNKKARHDYFIEDVMEAGVVLSGTEVKALRAGRASLVDGWCTIDGGEMWLEGVHIPEYSQGTWTNHAPRRKRKLLLHRQEIDRWEAKTREKGQTIVPLSLYFLDGRAKVEIALARGKKDWDKRQSLRERQDNLEAQRAMREQRDR, from the coding sequence ATGGCCAAGCAACAGGGACGGGCGCTGGTCGCCTCCAACAAGAAGGCCCGCCACGACTACTTCATCGAGGACGTGATGGAGGCCGGTGTCGTGCTCAGCGGCACCGAGGTAAAGGCGCTGCGGGCCGGCCGGGCCTCACTGGTCGACGGCTGGTGCACCATCGACGGCGGCGAGATGTGGCTCGAGGGCGTGCACATCCCCGAGTACTCGCAGGGCACCTGGACCAACCATGCACCGCGCCGCAAGCGCAAGCTGCTGCTGCACCGCCAGGAGATCGACCGCTGGGAGGCGAAGACCCGGGAGAAGGGTCAGACCATCGTCCCGCTGTCGCTGTACTTCCTCGACGGTCGGGCCAAGGTCGAGATCGCCCTGGCGCGCGGGAAGAAGGACTGGGACAAGCGCCAGTCGTTGCGCGAGCGCCAGGACAACCTCGAGGCCCAGCGGGCGATGCGCGAGCAGCGCGACCGCTAG